GCTCCAGCCCATCCAGTCCGGCACCGCCTGGTGCGCGTGCGCGGCGACCATCCCGTCGAGGCTCAGCCAGCCCGCCTCGCCCAGGACGTCGCGGTGCCTGCCGTCGACCAGGTCGCCGTCGGCGAGGGCGTACAGGGCGCGGAGGTCGGCGGGGAGCCGGGCGCCGAGTCGCCGCTCGGCCGTCTCGATCGCGCTCTCGCGCGCGGGCGCGGGCAGTCGCTCGGGGCCGCCGAGGAGTGCGGCGCGCCGCGCCAGGATCGCGCGGAAGAGCGCGACCGCCTCTTCGGGGTCGCCGGCCGGGGCCGCCGTGCCGGTCTCCTCCGCGAGCCCCGGCTCGGGCAGCCGGGCGGCCGGGTCGAGGATGATCCCGCCGCCGCCCAGACCGGGCCGCGTGCCCGCGGTGGGGGCGACGACCAGGCGGTACGTCCCGTCGGCGGCGCACTCCAGCTCGGCGGTGCTGCCGGACGTCCCGCACGACTCCCGCAGGACCCGGGCGGGTTCGACGAGGCGGCGGTGCACGGTCCGCAGCGGCAGCCGCTGCTGTCCGCCGTCCGCCGTCTCGTACCCGCCCCCCATCGAGATCCCGCCGTCGCTCTCCTGCCAGTGGAACGCGGCCCGCCGCCATCCCACCGGCGCGGCTTCGGCGAACACCGCGACGATCTCCCCGACCGCCCGCTCCCGCTCCGTCATCCCGGCCCCTCCCCCGCGTCCCGTGTGTCGCTGCCTCGATCGTGACACCCGGCACCGACAACGCCCGTCCCGGCCCCGCGTCACAACGGGCGCGGCCGCCCCGTCATCCAGGTGACGGAACCTGACGGGAAGTGAGTGGCCCCATGCACGACGACGCTGTGGTGACCGCGCTGGGCGCGTGGTTCGACGCCGACGAGGAGCGGCTGCGGGGCGTGGCCCTGCGGCTGCTCGGCGCGGGGGCGGAGGCCGGCGCGGAGGCCGTCCTCGGCCGGGTCCGGGCCGGCCTCGGGACGGACGCTCCGGCGGTGGCGCGGCTCTGTCTGACGGCCCTGGTCGCCCGCGCCTGCCTCGACGCCGGCGGGCAGGTGCGCGGGGCGGCGGGGAACGACCGGCCGGGCCCGGAACCGGTACCGGACGGGCTGGACGAGACCGTGCTGATGGGCTTCCTCGCCGTGCTGGACCGGCTCGGCCCCCGTCAGCGGCTCGCGTACCTGCTCCACGACGTCTTCGGGCTGGCGCCCGGGGAGACGGCCCGGGTCATGGGCGGGTCCGCCGACGACGCCGCCCGGCGGGCGCGGCGGGCCCGGGAGCGGCTGCGGGGCGGCGGCGCGGCGCGGGAGGGGGGCGTTCCGGGGCGGCGGGCGCTCGTGGAGGCCTTCCTGGCCGCCGCACGCGCGCGTGACGCCGTCGCGCTGGCCGGACTGCTCGACCCGGAGGCCGTCGCGTACGCGGAGCGGGGGCCGGTGCACGGGGCCGCGGCGGTGGCCCTGGCGGCCTCGGCGGCGCTGTCGGCGCGGCCGGGTGGCGCGGTCCGGCCCGCGCTGGTCGACGGCGCGGTCGGGGTGGTGGCGTTCGCCGCCGGAGGGGGTCCCGTCGCGGCGGTGGCGGTCGGCTTCCGCCGCGACCGGATCGTCAGTCTGGACATCACGACGGACGCGGACCGTCTCCGCACCCTGGACCTGGTCTTCCCGGACACGTGAGGGGCCGTCGGTCCCGGCGGCCCCTCGGCGGTTCAGCGCTTGACCGCGCGCAGGACCACGAACTTCGGGTCGCTCGCGACCAGTTCGCTGGTGCCGAAGATGCGGCGGAGGGTGACGTGGTAGCCGAGGTGGCGGTTGCCGACGACCCACAGTTCACCGCCGGGCCGGAGCGCGCGCCGGGCGTCGGAGAACATCCGGCGGGCGGTGCGGTCGGTGGTGGCCTGGTGGCTGTGGAAGGGCGGGTTGTTGAGGACGAGGTCGAGCGAGCCGGCGGGGACGTCCGCGAGGCCGTCGCCGACGGTGAACTCCGCCGTGCGGTCCTCGCCCGCGTGGGTGCGGAAGTTCTCCTCGGCGGAGGCGACGGCCTGGTACGACTCGTCGGTGAAGAGCAGTTCGGCGTCGGGCTCGGCGAGGGCCACCGCGAGGCCGACGACGCCGTTGCCGCAGCCGAGGTCCGCCACGCGCGCGTGGCCGAGGCCGCGCGGCAGGTGGCCGAGGAGGAAGCGGGTGCCGATGTCGAGGCGGTCGGCGCAGAAGACGCCCGCCTGGTTGGCGACCGTGCGGCCGGCGAGGCCGGGCGCGGGGGTGTCGGCCGGGAGGGCGTACCGGTACGGCCAGGGGTTCGGCCCGGGCGCGGCGGCCGGGTCGGGGGTGGTGTGGATGAGCCGGGCCTTCTTCACCGCGAGCGAGGTGCGGGTGGGGCCGAGGATCCGCTCGAAGAGGGTCAGGGTGGAGGTGTGGATCTCCTTGACCATGCCGGTGCCGACGATCACCGTGTCCGCGTGGACGGCGGGGGCGAGCCGGTGCAGCTGGTCCTCCAGGAGCGCGAGGCTCTTGGGGACGCGGACGAGGAGGACGTCGATCCGCTCGGGCGGCGGGTCCTGGGTGGTGAGGAGCCGGACGGCGTCGGGGGCGGCCCCGGCGCGGGCGAGGTTGGCGCGGGTGGCCTCGCGGCCCAGGTACGAGTCGGAGATCTGGACGAGTTCCCCGGCCCCGGCGGCGTGGAGCGCGGTGACGAGGGCTCCCCAGCGGTCGCCGAGGACGGCGACGGTGCCGGAGAGGCCGGTGCCGGTCTCGGCCAGGTGGTTCAGCAGGTACTCGTCGGCCGCGTCCCAGGCGCGCAGCGGATCGCGCGGGTCCTCGGGGTGGCGGGTGAGCGTGACGTCGCCCCATGGCGTGGTCAAACGGTTCATCGTGCCCCCAGGCTAGCCGCTCCGCGCCGGGGCCCGGCCGTCCCCGCCGGTCAGCGCAGCGCCGGGGCGTCCAGGTGGAGGTGCCAGGCGCCGGGGCGGCCGATGAGGGTGACGGTGGAGAGGGGGCGGACGTCGACGCTCCAGTAGGTGGCGGGGGCGGCCCGGAGGGCGTAGACGAGGGCGGCGCGGACGACGGAGGGCTCGGCGACGGCGACGACGGTGACGTCGCCGCCGGCGGGGTCGCCGTCCGGGCGGGTGTCGAGCCAGCCGCCGATGCGGGAGATGAAGGCGAGGAGGGGTTCGCCGCCGTGCGGGGCGGAGCGGGCGTCGGCGAGCCAGGCGTCGACGGCGGCCGGTTCGAGGGCGGCGACCTCGGCGAGGGTGAGGCCGCGCCAGCGGCCCATGTCGCAGTCGCGGAGGGCGGGCTGGGCGAGCGGGGCGTAGCCGAGGGCGGTGCCGGTGGCGCGGCTGCGCTGCGTCGGGGAGCAGTAGCGGAGTTCGGCCGCGCCGAGCGGGAGGAGGGCGGGCGCGGCGTGCTGTACCTCGTACCATCCGGCCTCGTCGAGCGGCCGGTCGTCGTCGAAGCGTTCGGCGAGCAGGGAGGAGCTGCGCGCCGCCGCGACCAGCGTGACCCGAAGACCCATGGCCGCGATCGTGAGGCCGGTGGGGCCGCGGGTCAAGGGGCGCGGCGGGGGGACCGGGAGGCCCCGGTTCAGTGCTGTCCGAGAGCCATCCACTTGTCCGTATTCTGCAGTGGCGTGAATCCGACCTTCTCGTAGACGCCGTGGGCGTCGGCG
The Streptomyces roseofulvus genome window above contains:
- a CDS encoding sigma factor-like helix-turn-helix DNA-binding protein — translated: MHDDAVVTALGAWFDADEERLRGVALRLLGAGAEAGAEAVLGRVRAGLGTDAPAVARLCLTALVARACLDAGGQVRGAAGNDRPGPEPVPDGLDETVLMGFLAVLDRLGPRQRLAYLLHDVFGLAPGETARVMGGSADDAARRARRARERLRGGGAAREGGVPGRRALVEAFLAAARARDAVALAGLLDPEAVAYAERGPVHGAAAVALAASAALSARPGGAVRPALVDGAVGVVAFAAGGGPVAAVAVGFRRDRIVSLDITTDADRLRTLDLVFPDT
- a CDS encoding histidine phosphatase family protein gives rise to the protein MGLRVTLVAAARSSSLLAERFDDDRPLDEAGWYEVQHAAPALLPLGAAELRYCSPTQRSRATGTALGYAPLAQPALRDCDMGRWRGLTLAEVAALEPAAVDAWLADARSAPHGGEPLLAFISRIGGWLDTRPDGDPAGGDVTVVAVAEPSVVRAALVYALRAAPATYWSVDVRPLSTVTLIGRPGAWHLHLDAPALR
- a CDS encoding methyltransferase, with product MTTPWGDVTLTRHPEDPRDPLRAWDAADEYLLNHLAETGTGLSGTVAVLGDRWGALVTALHAAGAGELVQISDSYLGREATRANLARAGAAPDAVRLLTTQDPPPERIDVLLVRVPKSLALLEDQLHRLAPAVHADTVIVGTGMVKEIHTSTLTLFERILGPTRTSLAVKKARLIHTTPDPAAAPGPNPWPYRYALPADTPAPGLAGRTVANQAGVFCADRLDIGTRFLLGHLPRGLGHARVADLGCGNGVVGLAVALAEPDAELLFTDESYQAVASAEENFRTHAGEDRTAEFTVGDGLADVPAGSLDLVLNNPPFHSHQATTDRTARRMFSDARRALRPGGELWVVGNRHLGYHVTLRRIFGTSELVASDPKFVVLRAVKR